The Nostoc sp. 'Lobaria pulmonaria (5183) cyanobiont' genome window below encodes:
- a CDS encoding sugar transferase, with protein MSNQSIATNKLSEVSLDLRASAFVRVRKGSWWLRLTTLFLVDYTLLSLAWIFAGYQSSSEHLSWYVPSQYFPILITIGIQIGSLALQGIYREGQKRYDYWNIIKSLTFAHGLIVLVCSLYKPVVDITSSRLILLSWLLSILFICTGRYAVNVTLEYLRKQKKIVRSSVFIICDPQEREQIASFIKKEKHYIVSGTANANSLDRYKRQQTLSQLNELGVTEVFISWDALKNRMFLCWLFQASGIQVHILPMELKPIYRNVEFNKIGGMPCLSLDCPIITGKDFWIKRICDFCLATLFVMLSFPIYIAIAIAIKLDSSGTVFYRQTRIGLHGQQFKVWKFRTMRSDAETLQKELEALNETKDGIIFKIKDDPRITRVGKFLRRYSLDELPQLFNVILGEMSIVGPRPLPTRDVDKFSEHHFIRHEVLPGITGLWQVSGRSDILDFEQVIHLDMSYIENWSLALDFEILLKTVMVVLKKDGAY; from the coding sequence ATGAGTAATCAAAGCATTGCAACAAATAAATTGAGTGAAGTATCTTTAGATTTACGTGCATCTGCATTTGTCAGGGTACGCAAGGGTTCGTGGTGGTTAAGATTAACAACATTGTTTTTAGTAGATTATACTTTGTTGTCCTTAGCTTGGATTTTTGCTGGATATCAATCTTCTTCTGAACATCTTTCTTGGTATGTACCGAGTCAATATTTCCCGATTTTAATAACTATTGGAATTCAAATCGGATCGCTAGCTCTCCAAGGTATTTATCGAGAAGGTCAAAAACGCTATGACTATTGGAATATTATCAAATCCTTAACTTTTGCTCATGGATTAATAGTCCTTGTTTGTTCTTTGTATAAGCCAGTTGTTGATATCACAAGCTCAAGATTGATATTATTATCTTGGTTGCTAAGTATATTATTTATTTGCACTGGTAGATATGCTGTAAATGTTACTCTTGAATATTTGCGTAAGCAGAAAAAAATCGTTCGTTCTTCTGTATTCATTATTTGCGATCCTCAAGAGCGCGAACAGATTGCTAGCTTTATAAAAAAAGAAAAGCATTATATTGTCTCTGGAACGGCAAATGCTAACTCATTAGACAGATATAAACGCCAACAAACATTGAGTCAACTTAATGAATTAGGTGTAACAGAAGTTTTTATATCTTGGGATGCTCTAAAAAATAGAATGTTTTTGTGCTGGTTATTTCAAGCATCTGGGATTCAAGTACATATCTTACCGATGGAATTAAAACCAATTTATAGAAACGTAGAATTTAATAAGATAGGGGGAATGCCTTGTCTGAGTTTGGATTGCCCTATAATTACAGGTAAAGACTTTTGGATAAAGCGTATTTGTGATTTTTGTTTGGCGACTTTATTTGTAATGTTATCATTCCCGATTTATATAGCTATAGCTATAGCTATAAAACTTGACTCTTCTGGGACAGTATTTTACAGGCAAACTCGTATAGGTCTACATGGACAACAGTTTAAAGTATGGAAATTCAGAACTATGAGGTCTGATGCAGAAACACTACAGAAGGAATTAGAAGCTTTAAATGAAACAAAAGATGGAATTATCTTTAAAATAAAAGACGATCCTCGTATTACCCGTGTTGGAAAGTTTCTCCGTCGTTACAGCTTAGATGAATTGCCCCAACTTTTTAATGTTATCCTTGGAGAAATGAGTATAGTAGGTCCTCGCCCTTTACCTACTAGAGACGTTGATAAGTTTTCTGAACATCATTTTATTCGACATGAAGTTTTGCCTGGTATTACAGGTCTTTGGCAAGTATCAGGTCGATCTGATATTTTAGATTTTGAACAAGTGATTCATCTGGATATGAGCTACATCGAAAATTGGTCACTTGCTTTAGACTTTGAAATTCTCCTTAAAACAGTTATGGTGGTTTTGAAAAAAGATGGTGCTTACTAA
- a CDS encoding oligosaccharide flippase family protein: protein MVEKYKFISNSLSMILNRLAQSITAFVLTASIARTLGAEALGQYLLAYSYYFIFVGIASQGLKTLFTRELAREPQKTPVYLMSGTWLQLIFSLFSYAALVIVVFLLPYSSKTSTVCYIMGLTIVPFALSNITEAIFQAKEKMHLIALATVPVYILRLVIMIWAMQLKYGIEYLGAILVFSETLILVIEWIFIVRLVKIQWQIDRSFIFNTIKSARTFFAIEAIAVVSGRIQILILSLLGNELLVGLFGGITQLLQPFLIIANSIALAIFPRFSKAVEQGRDKQRQIAENLIEILLIIALPLYLGILLFGKDLLVFLYNASFAEANIALVLSAASLVFLPFTRSLSYVLVANGFEIVNLREVVFTTTLGSLGGVVLVSHYQLLGAALMALLMTISGFSQYIYFTYTRLFSLNLWRIMRRPLIITIVMLPILILLQKLSLDFVFTLIIATFAYALLVIYLGIRAFGGFRFLWFKLLK from the coding sequence ATGGTAGAAAAGTACAAATTCATAAGTAATTCCCTTTCAATGATACTCAATCGGTTAGCACAAAGCATTACAGCATTTGTATTAACCGCTTCTATTGCTCGTACTTTAGGAGCTGAGGCTTTAGGGCAGTATCTACTCGCATATAGCTACTATTTTATTTTTGTGGGCATTGCCTCACAAGGGCTAAAGACATTATTTACTAGAGAACTAGCTCGTGAGCCACAAAAAACACCAGTCTATCTAATGAGTGGTACGTGGCTACAGTTAATATTTAGTTTATTTAGTTATGCGGCATTGGTAATTGTAGTGTTTTTGCTTCCCTATAGTTCCAAGACCTCGACTGTTTGTTACATAATGGGCTTAACGATCGTTCCTTTTGCGCTTTCTAATATCACAGAGGCGATTTTTCAAGCTAAAGAAAAGATGCATCTGATAGCGCTCGCTACAGTACCAGTCTATATCTTACGCCTAGTAATAATGATTTGGGCGATGCAACTCAAATATGGAATTGAATATTTGGGGGCGATCCTAGTTTTTTCAGAAACACTAATTTTGGTAATTGAATGGATTTTTATAGTTCGGTTAGTAAAAATACAATGGCAGATTGATAGGAGTTTTATCTTTAATACAATTAAAAGTGCACGTACATTTTTTGCTATTGAAGCAATAGCTGTAGTTAGTGGCAGAATTCAAATATTGATTCTTTCATTGTTAGGAAATGAGCTTTTAGTAGGTCTATTTGGTGGAATAACACAATTATTACAACCCTTTTTGATTATTGCTAACAGTATAGCTTTAGCAATATTTCCAAGATTTTCAAAGGCAGTAGAGCAAGGACGTGACAAGCAGAGGCAGATAGCTGAAAATCTGATTGAAATCCTACTAATTATAGCATTGCCTTTATATCTTGGAATCTTACTGTTTGGCAAAGATTTACTAGTTTTTCTCTATAATGCTAGCTTTGCTGAAGCAAATATAGCCCTTGTTTTAAGTGCTGCATCACTCGTTTTTTTACCGTTTACACGCTCACTGAGTTATGTACTTGTAGCCAATGGTTTCGAGATAGTGAACCTACGTGAAGTAGTTTTTACCACTACATTAGGGAGCTTGGGAGGTGTGGTATTAGTTTCGCACTATCAGTTACTAGGTGCAGCTTTAATGGCATTATTAATGACTATTTCTGGTTTTAGCCAGTATATTTATTTCACCTATACTCGCCTATTTTCATTAAATTTATGGCGCATTATGCGCCGACCCTTAATAATAACTATTGTGATGCTACCTATATTAATATTATTACAAAAACTTAGCTTAGATTTTGTATTCACTCTAATTATTGCAACTTTTGCCTATGCTTTATTGGTGATTTATTTAGGTATTCGTGCGTTTGGAGGGTTTCGTTTTTTATGGTTCAAATTGTTAAAATAG
- a CDS encoding glycosyltransferase family 4 protein, whose translation MIKVALLHFGFEDYTIELANSLVKYVDLTLIHPEKFSDVCMNVLDSSIRVISFKKPRIRDPRNLLSMYAMMRIIKDIQPDILHVQETNDPWYDWTLLLNKMPPLVTTIHDIFRHPGDRMAVFGSEYTRRIAFYRSQQLIVHTHQLKKILTEQFRIPQERVNVLPHGELGSLYQRRGNQNSQTRDPNTLIFFGRIWPYKGLKYLLEAMPLIAERIPEVKLIIAGRGESIKQYFPNGYDEKHYEIINDFIPLEKVSNLFQRSTITVLPYIEASQSGVAALSYGMGALVVASEVGGLSEIIQHKRDGLLVPPCDVRSLADAIICLLNDRDLQQRMQTAALARCQEDLNWSNIAAQTAQVYYKEMNMQNKD comes from the coding sequence ATGATTAAAGTTGCTTTATTACATTTTGGCTTTGAAGATTACACCATTGAATTAGCAAACAGTCTGGTTAAATATGTTGATTTAACGCTAATTCACCCGGAAAAATTCTCAGATGTCTGTATGAATGTTCTTGATTCCAGTATCCGCGTGATTAGCTTTAAAAAACCACGGATTCGCGACCCGCGCAACCTCTTGTCTATGTACGCAATGATGCGTATTATCAAAGACATACAGCCAGATATTTTGCATGTGCAAGAAACTAACGATCCTTGGTATGATTGGACTTTGTTACTCAACAAGATGCCACCACTGGTGACAACCATCCACGATATATTCCGTCACCCAGGGGATAGGATGGCTGTATTCGGTTCAGAGTATACCAGGCGTATTGCCTTCTATCGTTCCCAACAATTGATTGTCCATACTCATCAACTCAAAAAAATTCTAACTGAACAATTTCGTATACCTCAAGAGCGAGTCAATGTTTTACCACATGGGGAACTTGGTAGTTTGTATCAGCGTCGGGGTAATCAGAATAGTCAGACTCGCGATCCAAATACATTAATATTTTTTGGACGCATCTGGCCCTATAAAGGATTGAAATATTTGCTTGAGGCTATGCCTTTAATTGCTGAACGTATACCTGAAGTTAAGCTGATTATCGCTGGACGGGGAGAAAGCATAAAACAATATTTCCCTAATGGTTATGATGAAAAACACTACGAAATTATCAATGACTTTATCCCCCTTGAAAAAGTAAGTAATTTATTTCAACGCAGTACGATAACAGTTCTACCATACATAGAAGCCTCTCAAAGTGGTGTAGCAGCCTTATCTTATGGGATGGGAGCACTGGTTGTAGCCTCTGAAGTAGGGGGATTAAGTGAGATAATTCAGCATAAAAGAGATGGGTTATTAGTTCCACCTTGTGATGTCCGATCTCTAGCTGATGCGATTATTTGTTTATTAAACGATCGCGACTTGCAACAACGTATGCAAACTGCGGCATTAGCTCGTTGTCAGGAAGATTTAAATTGGTCAAATATTGCCGCTCAAACAGCTCAAGTTTATTATAAAGAAATGAATATGCAAAATAAAGATTAG
- a CDS encoding O-antigen ligase family protein encodes MRKILIFAEQGFTIASLLMYSGAIFVLVLSGGAGQNDLVEYDSSGVRIIFFVIYAITFLLLGLRWKKTLYLLVLSKDLLLYCLLLLAAVSIIWSFAPSTTLKNSFTLINSSLFGLYFASRYSLKQQLHLLAWNFGIIMVLSIIFAVALPQYGIQHDLGGSKLRGVFTHKNGLGARMVTSTMVFFVLGYQAKRRGWFFWVGFSLSILLLLLAFSTSALFNLLIIMLAFFAFLIWRWPYQVMVPTLIMMATISQSFYFWFSDNADVLLGSVGKDATLTGRTDIWPLVFDMIWKHPWLGYGYGGFWQGWDGESAYIWRIVGWMPNHPHNGYLALWLDLGLLGLGLFFLGFWRNYLQGFAWVRGTKTALDVWPLIHMTYIALASLTESALLESNSLNWMLYVAVSFSVRMKHEIKIKS; translated from the coding sequence ATGAGGAAAATACTAATTTTTGCTGAACAGGGATTCACAATTGCGAGCTTGCTAATGTATTCAGGGGCAATCTTTGTTCTCGTACTGTCAGGAGGAGCTGGACAGAATGATTTGGTAGAATATGATAGCTCCGGGGTTCGGATTATTTTTTTCGTAATCTACGCAATTACCTTCTTACTACTAGGTTTGCGTTGGAAGAAAACTCTTTATTTACTGGTCTTAAGTAAAGACCTTTTGCTTTATTGTTTACTTTTATTGGCAGCTGTTTCTATTATTTGGTCTTTTGCACCATCAACAACATTAAAAAATAGTTTTACCCTAATTAATTCCAGTTTATTTGGGCTGTATTTTGCTTCGCGATATAGCTTAAAACAGCAATTACATTTACTAGCTTGGAATTTTGGAATTATTATGGTATTAAGTATCATTTTTGCTGTAGCTTTGCCTCAATACGGCATACAGCACGACCTTGGTGGCTCAAAGTTGCGTGGAGTATTCACGCACAAAAACGGTCTGGGAGCCAGGATGGTAACTAGTACTATGGTTTTTTTTGTCCTTGGTTATCAAGCTAAAAGACGTGGTTGGTTTTTCTGGGTAGGTTTTAGCTTGTCAATACTACTCTTACTGCTTGCCTTTTCCACTTCAGCTCTATTTAATCTATTAATTATAATGTTGGCATTTTTTGCTTTTCTAATTTGGCGTTGGCCATACCAGGTCATGGTACCAACCCTAATAATGATGGCAACAATCAGCCAAAGTTTCTATTTTTGGTTCTCTGATAACGCTGATGTCCTGTTGGGTTCAGTTGGTAAAGATGCAACACTGACGGGTCGAACAGACATTTGGCCATTAGTGTTCGATATGATTTGGAAACATCCTTGGCTTGGTTATGGTTATGGCGGATTTTGGCAAGGATGGGATGGCGAATCTGCTTATATTTGGCGCATAGTTGGATGGATGCCAAACCACCCCCACAATGGTTATCTGGCTCTTTGGTTGGATTTGGGTCTTTTAGGGTTAGGATTATTCTTTTTAGGATTTTGGCGCAATTATCTACAAGGATTCGCTTGGGTGCGTGGTACTAAAACAGCATTAGATGTTTGGCCACTTATACATATGACATATATAGCCTTAGCTAGCCTTACTGAATCTGCCTTGCTGGAATCTAATAGTTTGAATTGGATGCTCTATGTGGCGGTATCTTTCTCAGTAAGAATGAAACATGAAATAAAAATAAAATCATGA
- a CDS encoding nucleotide sugar dehydrogenase: MKISIFGLGYVGAVTAACLARDGHEVIGVDVNPEKVDLIAKGESPIVEPQLSQLLVDGVAANLIRATTDAEAAVLASDVSLISVGTPPRERGEPDLTYVWNVCKQIGKAAIHKTESHVVVLRSTVPPGTLEKCQNLLDSLIGDNSIHLAFNPEFLREGSAIKDYDQPPYTIIGTESPVAEAAVRQMYATVDAPFTVVQPSVAEMVKYVANCWHAAKVGFANEIGRVAKAFGVDGREVMNIIVQDTKLNISPVYMRPGFAYGGSCLPKDLSALLYHAKNMDVPVPLLNALPTTNSLQVDLAAQQVLRLGVRQIAVLGLAFKPGTDDLRESPAVLLVKRLIGEGCQVKIYDPAVYEARLMGTNLDYIQSNLPHFEALLVPNSQQALEGADLAVVTHATPEFRQVLLEAPKGIQILDLAGVLNQTTKELGYHGIAW, translated from the coding sequence ATGAAAATTAGCATTTTTGGTTTGGGATATGTGGGTGCCGTAACAGCAGCTTGCCTGGCACGAGATGGACACGAAGTAATTGGGGTAGATGTAAATCCTGAAAAAGTGGATTTGATCGCCAAGGGAGAGTCGCCCATTGTAGAGCCACAGCTGAGTCAGTTGCTAGTTGACGGAGTGGCAGCTAACTTAATCAGAGCTACTACAGATGCTGAAGCGGCTGTGCTAGCATCAGATGTTTCACTCATTAGCGTCGGCACACCTCCAAGAGAGAGGGGAGAACCGGATCTTACCTACGTTTGGAATGTGTGCAAGCAGATTGGAAAAGCTGCCATCCATAAAACTGAAAGCCATGTGGTTGTGTTGCGTAGCACTGTCCCTCCAGGAACATTGGAAAAGTGTCAAAACCTGCTAGATAGTCTCATAGGTGATAATTCTATTCATCTAGCATTTAATCCAGAGTTTTTACGCGAAGGTTCGGCTATCAAAGATTACGATCAACCACCTTACACCATTATCGGTACTGAATCTCCTGTGGCAGAAGCTGCAGTACGGCAGATGTATGCCACAGTAGATGCACCGTTCACAGTAGTCCAACCTTCTGTGGCGGAAATGGTTAAATATGTGGCCAATTGCTGGCACGCTGCTAAGGTGGGGTTTGCTAATGAAATCGGACGAGTCGCCAAAGCCTTTGGCGTAGATGGACGGGAAGTAATGAATATCATTGTGCAGGACACGAAGTTAAATATTTCCCCTGTTTACATGCGTCCTGGATTTGCCTACGGTGGTTCCTGTCTGCCCAAAGATTTGAGTGCTTTGCTTTACCACGCAAAGAATATGGATGTACCAGTTCCCCTACTAAACGCCCTCCCAACTACTAATAGCCTTCAAGTTGATTTGGCTGCCCAACAGGTGTTACGCCTTGGAGTCAGACAGATTGCTGTCTTGGGATTGGCATTCAAACCAGGTACAGATGATTTAAGAGAAAGTCCAGCGGTACTGCTAGTCAAGCGGTTGATTGGAGAAGGCTGTCAGGTGAAAATTTATGACCCCGCGGTATATGAGGCCCGACTAATGGGAACCAACCTTGACTATATCCAGAGTAACCTGCCTCATTTTGAGGCGTTGCTAGTACCAAATTCCCAGCAAGCTTTGGAGGGAGCAGATCTGGCAGTGGTTACGCATGCTACACCAGAGTTTCGCCAAGTACTACTCGAGGCCCCCAAAGGAATACAAATTTTGGATCTAGCCGGGGTCTTGAATCAAACAACTAAGGAGTTAGGTTATCATGGCATCGCATGGTAG
- a CDS encoding glycosyltransferase family 4 protein: protein MASHGRVLIIVENLPLPFDRRVWMEATTLTKAGYEVSVICPKGKGFEQEYEVIDQVHIYRHQMPPDISSVSGYLREYGTALFWEFRLAHRVWRERGFDIVHICNPPDLLFLVAGWFKLFKGVKVIFDHHDINLEMYEAKYGRRDIFYYGLSLVERLTFATADVVISTNESYLSVALTRGGKSPKDVFVVRSGPDLSRFQPVPPNPLYRKGRKYLVGYVGVMGEPEGIDYLLQSVRYIVYEKKRQDIQFMLIGSGPMFEKLQALSEELEVKEFVEFTGRIPDNELLARLSSCDVCANPDKKMPYNDRSTMNKIMEYMAMRKPIVQFDLLEGRRSAEGASVYAKGNDVVDFAENILELLEDTERRQKMGELGRQRMEEKLEWRHQVPKLLEAYEKAWQRK from the coding sequence ATGGCATCGCATGGTAGGGTACTGATTATTGTCGAAAACCTCCCGCTTCCCTTTGATCGGCGCGTATGGATGGAAGCCACCACCCTGACAAAAGCTGGGTATGAAGTTTCGGTGATTTGTCCCAAAGGTAAAGGCTTTGAACAAGAATACGAGGTAATCGATCAGGTTCATATTTATCGCCACCAAATGCCACCTGATATCAGCTCGGTCTCAGGATATTTAAGGGAGTATGGTACAGCTCTTTTTTGGGAGTTTCGCCTTGCTCATCGGGTGTGGCGAGAGCGAGGGTTTGATATCGTTCACATTTGCAATCCTCCAGATCTACTGTTTTTGGTGGCAGGATGGTTCAAGTTGTTCAAGGGTGTAAAAGTCATATTTGACCACCATGATATCAATCTAGAGATGTACGAAGCTAAGTATGGACGACGAGACATTTTTTATTATGGGCTCTCGTTGGTGGAGCGATTGACCTTTGCGACAGCAGATGTAGTTATCTCAACTAATGAATCTTACCTCTCGGTAGCACTTACCCGTGGAGGCAAGAGTCCAAAGGATGTCTTCGTTGTTCGCAGTGGACCTGACCTTTCCCGTTTTCAACCCGTACCGCCCAACCCACTCTACCGTAAAGGTCGAAAGTATTTGGTGGGGTATGTTGGTGTTATGGGAGAACCGGAGGGAATCGATTACCTGCTGCAATCGGTGCGCTACATTGTCTATGAAAAAAAACGCCAGGATATTCAGTTTATGCTCATCGGTAGTGGACCGATGTTTGAGAAGCTTCAGGCACTATCTGAAGAGTTAGAAGTTAAGGAGTTTGTAGAATTTACCGGGCGTATTCCTGATAATGAACTTTTGGCACGACTTTCTAGCTGTGATGTATGTGCTAATCCCGATAAAAAAATGCCCTACAATGATCGTTCGACTATGAACAAGATCATGGAGTACATGGCAATGCGAAAACCCATTGTTCAGTTTGACCTTTTGGAAGGAAGGCGATCGGCAGAGGGAGCATCTGTTTATGCCAAAGGCAACGATGTGGTGGATTTTGCCGAGAACATTCTTGAACTTTTAGAGGACACTGAGCGGCGACAAAAGATGGGAGAGCTAGGTAGACAAAGAATGGAGGAGAAACTAGAGTGGCGACATCAAGTACCTAAGCTGTTAGAAGCTTATGAGAAAGCTTGGCAACGTAAGTAG
- a CDS encoding GumC family protein has protein sequence MSEKSMESRESIDLDLSRYLLILKRWWLPAFSIFVATVILSAISTQFLKPDYEAEGKLLFRVPSFKVGGNNLSPGTAEGGDSGDLKPLVATQNPISSQIEVISSPALLQRTIDKLQLKDNEGEPLEVKELLKVLNLKIVGGTDVLRIAYRSHDPEEAAAVVNTIMRFYLENDILTNRSEAGATRQFMAKQLPTTQAAVDNAEVALRIFKQKHQIADLAEETRSAVATIGNLDNEMNTVKAQLDEVNAQTNELRQKVELNSQEAIAVSALSQSPAVQGILTQLQETDRQLAVERSRFLDDNPIIINLEAKKANLKSLLQQQVGQTIGNQTQVPQSLLQIGELRQSLIQNFLQSEIQRFGLTQRLSSLYNSRVKYEQRVKLIPQLAQNQRELDRKVEVAESTYQTLLKKVQELQLVENTNTPSSRIIAQALVPEDPTLTKTIIVLVLGVMFGLFFATTTVLFLAMRDRSLKTLKEIRDVFGYTLLGIVPLSVKKLRSRYSNAESISQTIAVRDTPHSLTSEMYRMIQANLKFLSSDHLLKTIVITSAVPKEGKSTVSANLAAAIAQLGRQVLLIDADMRVPSQHHLWQLTNEVGLSEVLVGQAEFEIAVSKVMDNLDVLTAGVRPPNPLALLDSKRMASLIENFSSQYKYDFVIIDAPPLLLAADALTLSQMTDGILLVARPGIIDSNSANAAQEILERSNYNVLGLVVNGVIDKNESSSYKYHSHEYFKPRELTKELKGLAKK, from the coding sequence ATGTCAGAAAAATCTATGGAATCTAGAGAATCTATTGATTTAGACCTTAGTCGTTACTTATTGATATTGAAACGGTGGTGGCTACCGGCTTTCAGTATATTTGTGGCGACAGTTATTCTGAGTGCCATATCTACACAATTTCTGAAGCCAGACTATGAAGCAGAAGGAAAACTGTTATTTAGAGTTCCCAGTTTTAAAGTAGGAGGCAATAATCTTTCTCCTGGTACCGCTGAAGGAGGAGACTCAGGAGATTTGAAACCATTGGTAGCAACTCAAAATCCCATAAGCAGTCAGATAGAAGTTATTTCTTCCCCAGCTTTATTGCAACGGACAATAGACAAACTACAACTCAAAGACAACGAAGGTGAACCTCTGGAGGTGAAAGAACTACTAAAAGTCCTGAACCTAAAAATTGTTGGTGGGACAGATGTATTGCGTATTGCTTATAGAAGTCACGATCCTGAAGAAGCAGCGGCAGTAGTTAACACAATTATGAGGTTTTATTTAGAAAATGATATTCTGACAAATCGCTCTGAGGCAGGAGCAACTCGTCAGTTTATGGCCAAGCAACTTCCTACAACTCAAGCTGCTGTTGACAATGCAGAAGTAGCGCTACGTATATTTAAACAAAAGCATCAGATTGCAGATTTAGCAGAAGAGACAAGGTCAGCTGTTGCGACTATTGGAAATCTAGATAATGAGATGAATACTGTCAAAGCTCAACTGGATGAGGTAAATGCCCAAACCAATGAACTGCGGCAGAAAGTAGAGCTAAATTCTCAGGAAGCGATCGCTGTGAGTGCCCTCAGTCAGTCACCAGCAGTACAGGGAATTCTTACACAACTCCAAGAGACTGATCGGCAGTTAGCGGTTGAACGCAGCCGTTTTCTAGATGACAATCCAATAATTATTAACCTAGAAGCAAAAAAAGCTAATTTAAAATCTCTCCTGCAACAGCAAGTTGGGCAGACTATTGGCAATCAAACACAAGTTCCTCAGAGCCTATTGCAGATTGGAGAACTCAGACAAAGCCTGATACAAAACTTTTTGCAATCAGAAATACAACGTTTTGGTTTAACTCAAAGACTCTCCTCTCTATATAATTCTCGTGTCAAGTACGAACAGCGGGTGAAACTCATACCCCAGCTGGCACAAAACCAGCGAGAGTTGGATCGGAAAGTTGAAGTTGCAGAATCAACCTATCAAACTCTATTGAAAAAGGTTCAAGAGCTACAGTTAGTTGAAAATACAAATACGCCTAGTTCCCGGATTATTGCTCAGGCTTTAGTGCCCGAAGATCCTACATTAACCAAAACAATAATTGTTTTGGTGCTAGGAGTCATGTTCGGTTTGTTTTTTGCTACCACAACTGTACTTTTTCTCGCGATGAGAGATAGATCTCTAAAAACACTTAAAGAGATTAGAGATGTATTTGGATATACTTTGCTAGGAATTGTTCCTTTGTCTGTTAAAAAGCTTCGTTCTCGTTATTCAAATGCAGAATCAATATCTCAAACAATTGCCGTCAGGGATACTCCCCACTCTTTAACGAGCGAAATGTACCGGATGATTCAAGCAAATCTGAAATTCTTAAGTTCAGATCATTTGCTCAAAACCATTGTGATTACTAGCGCAGTTCCTAAAGAAGGCAAGTCTACAGTTTCAGCTAATTTGGCAGCAGCGATCGCTCAACTAGGACGTCAAGTTTTACTGATCGATGCAGATATGCGAGTTCCTTCTCAGCATCATCTCTGGCAACTAACCAATGAAGTTGGTTTGAGTGAGGTTCTTGTAGGTCAGGCTGAATTTGAGATTGCCGTATCTAAGGTAATGGACAACCTTGATGTTTTAACTGCTGGAGTTAGACCTCCCAACCCACTTGCTTTGCTTGACTCAAAACGGATGGCATCACTCATTGAGAATTTCTCGTCTCAGTATAAATATGACTTTGTAATTATTGATGCTCCTCCACTACTTTTGGCAGCCGATGCTTTGACTTTAAGCCAAATGACTGATGGTATTTTGTTAGTAGCCCGACCTGGAATAATTGATTCCAACAGTGCTAATGCTGCTCAAGAGATATTAGAGAGATCCAATTACAACGTTTTAGGTTTAGTAGTCAACGGAGTCATTGATAAAAATGAATCTAGTAGTTATAAATATCATTCTCACGAATATTTTAAACCAAGAGAGTTGACAAAAGAGTTGAAGGGACTGGCGAAAAAATAA